In Amycolatopsis methanolica 239, a single genomic region encodes these proteins:
- the tatB gene encoding Sec-independent protein translocase protein TatB — translation MFESVGWGEILVLIVAGLFILGPERLPEAAAWLGRSVRKVRDFATGARQQLKEEMGSDFEQFQKPLEDLRQLRNFDPRRAVTQHLFDGDPDPLGINGLSGGSVKPNGYPAATTTPAAKPEPEPLKPGEKPPTDPDAT, via the coding sequence ATGTTCGAAAGCGTTGGCTGGGGCGAGATCCTCGTCCTGATCGTCGCGGGCCTGTTCATCCTCGGCCCGGAGCGCCTTCCCGAGGCGGCGGCCTGGCTGGGCCGGAGCGTGCGGAAGGTGCGCGATTTCGCGACCGGCGCCCGGCAGCAGCTCAAGGAAGAGATGGGCTCGGACTTCGAGCAGTTCCAGAAGCCGCTGGAGGACCTGCGGCAGCTGCGCAACTTCGACCCACGCCGGGCGGTCACCCAGCACCTCTTCGACGGTGACCCGGACCCGCTCGGGATCAACGGCCTGTCCGGCGGCAGCGTGAAGCCGAACGGCTACCCCGCCGCGACGACCACCCCGGCCGCGAAGCCGGAACCGGAACCACTCAAACCAGGCGAAAAGCCCCCCACAGACCCAGACGCCACGTAA
- a CDS encoding Mrp/NBP35 family ATP-binding protein gives MTSTQQIPSVEDVRAALKDVHDPEIRKPITELGMVKDVAVGSDGVVSVAVYLTVAGCPLKDTITKDTKAAVGKLPGVREVRVELDVMSDEQRTELRKQLRGDAAEPVIPFAQPGSMTRVYCVASGKGGVGKSSVTVNLAVAMAQRGLSVGVVDADIYGHSVPRMLGAREKPTKVEQMIMPPQAHGVKVISIGMFTPGNTPVVWRGPMLHRALQQFLADVFWGDLDILLLDLPPGTGDIAISVAQLIPNAEILVVTTPQQAAAEVAERAGAIAMQTRQRVAGVIENMSWLETPSGERMEIFGSGGGRTVADSLSKSVGSEVPLLGQVPLDPRLREQGDAGTPLVLAEPEAPASEVLRDVAKKLSVRARGLAGKMLNLSPSGR, from the coding sequence GTGACCAGTACGCAGCAGATCCCCAGTGTCGAGGACGTCCGCGCGGCGCTGAAGGACGTTCACGACCCCGAGATCCGCAAGCCCATCACGGAACTCGGCATGGTCAAGGACGTCGCGGTCGGTTCGGACGGTGTCGTCTCGGTCGCGGTGTACCTGACGGTGGCCGGCTGTCCGCTCAAGGACACCATCACCAAGGACACCAAGGCCGCGGTCGGCAAGCTCCCCGGGGTGCGTGAGGTCCGGGTCGAGCTCGACGTGATGAGCGACGAGCAGCGCACCGAGCTGCGGAAACAGCTGCGCGGCGACGCCGCGGAGCCGGTCATCCCGTTCGCCCAGCCGGGCTCGATGACGCGGGTGTACTGCGTCGCGTCCGGCAAGGGCGGGGTCGGCAAGTCGAGCGTGACGGTCAACCTCGCGGTGGCGATGGCCCAGCGCGGGCTGTCGGTCGGCGTGGTCGACGCGGACATCTACGGCCACTCGGTGCCGCGCATGCTGGGCGCGCGTGAGAAGCCGACGAAGGTCGAGCAGATGATCATGCCGCCGCAGGCGCACGGCGTGAAGGTCATTTCCATCGGCATGTTCACCCCCGGCAACACGCCGGTGGTGTGGCGCGGCCCGATGCTGCACCGCGCGCTGCAGCAGTTCCTGGCCGACGTGTTCTGGGGCGACCTGGACATCCTGCTGCTGGACCTGCCGCCGGGCACCGGTGACATCGCGATCTCGGTCGCCCAGCTGATCCCGAACGCGGAGATCCTGGTGGTGACCACGCCGCAGCAGGCCGCCGCGGAGGTCGCCGAACGGGCGGGCGCGATCGCGATGCAGACGCGGCAGCGGGTCGCCGGGGTCATCGAGAACATGTCGTGGCTGGAGACCCCGTCCGGCGAGCGGATGGAGATCTTCGGCTCCGGCGGCGGCAGGACCGTGGCCGATTCGCTGTCGAAGTCGGTGGGCTCCGAGGTGCCGCTGCTGGGCCAGGTGCCGCTCGACCCGCGCCTGCGGGAGCAGGGTGACGCCGGGACGCCGCTGGTGCTCGCCGAACCCGAAGCTCCGGCGTCCGAGGTGCTGCGGGATGTGGCGAAGAAGCTCTCGGTGCGGGCCCGTGGGCTGGCCGGGAAGATGCTGAACCTCAGCCCCAGCGGACGGTAG
- a CDS encoding DUF1003 domain-containing protein, which produces MPELTARRRLDQPRSGRGPLVSIDPDSFGRLSERLARFLGTGKYLFWQTLIVVVWIIVNLSAAALRWDPYPFILLNLAFSTQAAYAAPLILLAQNRQDDRDRVSLEEDRHRAAQTKADTEYLARELAALRLAVGEVATRDYLRGELDKLREDLNTKPRRGKSNRAQAEAITGP; this is translated from the coding sequence GTGCCTGAGTTGACCGCGCGGCGCCGCCTCGACCAGCCCCGCTCCGGACGGGGTCCACTGGTCAGCATCGACCCGGACAGCTTCGGACGGCTGTCGGAGCGGCTGGCCCGGTTCCTCGGCACCGGGAAGTACCTGTTCTGGCAGACCCTCATCGTCGTCGTGTGGATCATCGTCAACCTGAGCGCGGCCGCGCTCCGCTGGGACCCGTACCCGTTCATCCTGCTCAACCTGGCGTTTTCCACGCAGGCGGCGTACGCGGCGCCGCTGATCCTGCTCGCGCAGAACCGGCAGGACGACCGGGACCGGGTGTCCCTGGAGGAGGACCGGCACCGGGCGGCGCAGACCAAGGCCGACACCGAGTACCTGGCGCGCGAGCTGGCCGCGCTGCGCCTTGCGGTCGGCGAGGTCGCCACCCGCGACTACCTGCGCGGGGAGCTGGACAAGCTGCGTGAGGACCTCAACACGAAGCCGCGACGTGGGAAAAGCAATAGGGCGCAGGCAGAGGCCATTACCGGTCCGTAG
- a CDS encoding magnesium transporter MgtE N-terminal domain-containing protein gives MAGVNRVFAAQLAGLPVFGPDGESIGKVRDLVAGLRLDQQPPRVLGLVVELATRRRVFVPMLRVTAIEPNAVTLATGTVNMRRFHRRPNEVLVLGQLIDAQARLASTDARVTVSDAAMEPVRTRDWVLAKLAVRERSGRLGIGRRRSSLQVLPWSEVRGLGLTDLTGQPQGAGQLLMLFDTMRAVDIAATMRDLPTKRRHEVVDSMDDERLADVLEELPEEDQKELLAHLAEERAADILEAMNPDDAADLLAELAPAEQSRLLDLMHPDESEPLKRLLTYSSDTAGGLMTPEPVILTPDATIAEALAHIRNPDLPAALASLVFVCRPPTETPTGRYVGCAHFQRLLREPPAELVASAVDTDLPALGPDADLPEITRYFAAYNLACGPVVDDQDHLLGAVTVDDLLDHLLPDRWRETGLHDITEGQEIDSA, from the coding sequence ATGGCTGGAGTGAACAGGGTCTTCGCCGCCCAGCTGGCCGGCCTTCCGGTCTTCGGACCGGACGGCGAGTCCATCGGCAAGGTGCGCGACCTGGTCGCCGGCCTGCGGCTCGACCAGCAGCCGCCGCGGGTGCTGGGGCTCGTGGTCGAGCTGGCCACCCGCCGCCGGGTGTTCGTGCCGATGCTCCGGGTCACCGCGATCGAGCCGAACGCCGTCACGCTCGCGACCGGCACGGTCAACATGCGCCGCTTCCACCGCCGCCCCAACGAGGTCCTCGTGCTCGGGCAGCTGATCGACGCACAGGCCCGGCTGGCCTCCACCGACGCCCGCGTCACGGTCTCCGACGCGGCGATGGAACCGGTCCGCACCCGCGACTGGGTGCTGGCCAAGCTCGCCGTCCGCGAGCGCTCCGGACGGCTCGGCATCGGAAGGCGGCGGTCCTCGCTGCAGGTCCTGCCCTGGTCGGAGGTGCGCGGGCTGGGCCTGACCGACCTCACCGGGCAGCCGCAGGGCGCCGGGCAGCTGCTCATGCTGTTCGACACCATGCGGGCCGTCGACATCGCCGCGACCATGCGCGACCTGCCGACCAAGCGGCGGCACGAGGTGGTCGACTCGATGGACGACGAGCGGCTCGCCGACGTGCTGGAGGAGCTGCCCGAGGAGGACCAGAAGGAACTGCTCGCCCACCTGGCCGAGGAGCGCGCCGCCGACATCCTGGAGGCGATGAATCCGGACGACGCGGCCGACCTGCTCGCCGAGCTGGCCCCGGCCGAGCAGAGCCGCCTGCTCGACCTGATGCACCCGGACGAGTCCGAGCCGCTGAAGCGCCTGCTCACCTACTCCTCCGACACGGCGGGCGGCCTGATGACGCCGGAGCCGGTCATCCTCACCCCGGACGCCACGATCGCCGAGGCGCTGGCGCACATCCGCAACCCCGACCTGCCCGCCGCGCTGGCCAGCCTGGTGTTCGTGTGCCGCCCGCCGACCGAGACCCCGACCGGCCGCTACGTGGGGTGCGCGCACTTCCAGCGCCTGCTCCGGGAACCGCCTGCCGAGCTGGTCGCCAGCGCCGTGGACACCGACCTGCCCGCTCTCGGACCGGACGCCGACCTGCCCGAGATCACCCGCTACTTCGCGGCATACAACCTGGCGTGCGGTCCGGTCGTGGACGACCAGGACCACCTGCTGGGCGCCGTCACGGTCGACGACCTGCTCGACCACCTGCTGCCCGACCGCTGGCGCGAGACCGGGCTGCACGACATCACCGAGGGACAGGAGATCGACAGTGCCTGA
- a CDS encoding aminoglycoside phosphotransferase family protein has translation MRVPGEFSQRLIDNEGDVVRPWLAALPDLVAWCCRRWGLVIEGPPWHGYTALVFPVRRDGEPLVLNLAWQDDGTRDEPMALSAWDGRGAVRLLESARGALLLERLDASRPLLTEPLDKALETTRGLLHRLTVPAPPLGRTLRDEAVRFAEEMPADWTRLGGPVPKRLLDAASGSPAIG, from the coding sequence GTGCGGGTACCGGGGGAGTTTTCACAACGGCTGATCGACAACGAGGGCGACGTGGTGCGGCCGTGGCTGGCCGCGCTGCCGGACCTGGTGGCCTGGTGCTGCCGCCGGTGGGGGCTGGTGATCGAGGGCCCGCCGTGGCACGGGTACACCGCGCTGGTGTTCCCGGTGCGCCGCGACGGCGAACCGCTCGTGCTGAATCTCGCCTGGCAGGACGACGGCACCCGCGACGAGCCGATGGCGTTGTCCGCCTGGGACGGCCGGGGAGCCGTGCGGCTGCTGGAAAGCGCCCGCGGCGCGCTGCTGCTGGAGCGGCTGGACGCGTCCCGCCCACTGCTCACCGAGCCGCTGGACAAGGCGCTGGAGACCACGCGCGGCCTGCTGCACCGGCTGACCGTCCCCGCTCCCCCGCTCGGCCGCACGCTGCGCGACGAGGCGGTCCGGTTCGCCGAGGAGATGCCCGCCGATTGGACACGGCTGGGCGGGCCCGTGCCGAAGCGGTTGCTCGACGCCGCCTCCGGGTCCCCGGCGATCGGCTGA
- a CDS encoding slipin family protein, which translates to MLAEIVSIVAAVGVTGLAMSVRVVKQYERGLIYRFGRVSSAIREPGLTMLMPIADRLQKVNMQIVTLPVPAQEGITRDNVTVRVDAVVYFKVIDPVVAAVNVQDYRFAVGQVAQTSLRSIIGKSDLDDLLSNRERLNQGLELMIDSPALDWGVHIDRVEIKDVALPESMKRSMSRQAEAERERRARVISADGELQASHKLSEAAGVMADTPAALQLRLLETVVQVAAEKNSTLVLPFPVELLRFLERSTAQPGNVSEQPANGQAPIPRQSEESAPG; encoded by the coding sequence ATGCTGGCTGAAATCGTCTCCATAGTCGCGGCCGTGGGAGTCACCGGGCTCGCCATGAGCGTTCGCGTCGTGAAGCAGTACGAGCGCGGGCTGATCTACCGCTTCGGCCGGGTCTCCTCGGCCATCCGGGAGCCCGGCCTGACCATGCTGATGCCGATCGCGGACCGGCTGCAGAAGGTGAACATGCAGATCGTCACCCTGCCGGTGCCCGCGCAGGAGGGCATCACGCGGGACAACGTGACGGTCCGCGTCGACGCGGTCGTGTACTTCAAGGTCATCGACCCTGTGGTCGCCGCGGTCAACGTGCAGGACTACCGGTTCGCCGTCGGGCAGGTGGCCCAGACCTCGCTGCGCTCCATCATCGGCAAGAGCGACCTGGACGACCTGCTGTCCAACCGTGAGCGGCTCAACCAGGGGCTCGAGCTGATGATCGACAGCCCGGCGCTGGACTGGGGCGTGCACATCGACCGCGTGGAGATCAAGGACGTCGCGCTGCCCGAGTCGATGAAGCGGTCGATGTCGCGCCAGGCCGAGGCCGAACGCGAGCGCAGGGCGCGGGTCATTTCCGCCGACGGCGAGCTGCAGGCGTCCCACAAGCTGTCCGAGGCGGCGGGCGTCATGGCCGACACCCCCGCGGCGCTGCAGTTGCGCCTGCTGGAGACGGTGGTGCAGGTGGCGGCGGAGAAGAACTCCACCCTGGTGCTGCCGTTCCCCGTGGAGCTGCTCCGCTTTCTCGAACGGAGCACCGCCCAGCCGGGGAACGTGAGCGAGCAGCCCGCGAACGGGCAGGCGCCGATCCCGAGGCAGTCGGAGGAGTCCGCCCCCGGGTGA
- a CDS encoding acyl-CoA dehydrogenase family protein produces MARLAQTAGLTDVQSEILSTVRSFVDKEIIPHAQELEHADAYPADIVEGMKEMGLFGITIPEEYGGLGESLLTYALVVEEIARGWMSVSGVINTHFIVAHMISRHGTPEQKQKYLPKMAAGEVRGSFSMSEPDLGSDVAAIKTRARRDGDDYVIDGSKMWLTNGGSSNLIALLVRTDEGAEKAHQNLTTFLVEKPEGFGEVAPGLTIPGKIDKMGYKGVDTTEAVFDGFRIPAAQVLGEAPGRGFSFMMDGIEVGRVNVAARACGIAIRAFELAVEYAQQRKTFGKPIAQHQAIAFKLAEMATKVEAAHLMMVNAARLKDTGERNDVAAGMAKLIASEYCAEVTQEAFRIHGGYGYSKEYEIERLMREAPFLLIGEGTSEIQKTIISRGLLREYQSRS; encoded by the coding sequence ATGGCCCGTCTGGCCCAGACCGCCGGTCTCACCGACGTGCAGTCGGAGATCCTGTCCACGGTTCGCTCGTTCGTGGACAAGGAGATCATCCCGCACGCCCAGGAGCTGGAGCACGCGGACGCCTACCCGGCGGACATCGTCGAGGGCATGAAGGAGATGGGCCTGTTCGGGATCACGATCCCGGAGGAGTACGGCGGGCTGGGGGAGTCGCTGCTGACCTACGCGCTCGTGGTCGAGGAGATCGCGCGCGGCTGGATGAGCGTGTCGGGTGTCATCAACACGCACTTCATCGTGGCGCACATGATCTCCCGGCACGGCACGCCGGAGCAGAAGCAGAAGTACCTGCCGAAGATGGCGGCGGGCGAGGTCCGCGGTTCGTTCTCGATGTCCGAGCCCGACCTCGGCTCGGACGTGGCGGCCATCAAGACCCGCGCGCGGCGGGACGGGGACGACTACGTCATCGACGGGTCGAAGATGTGGCTGACCAACGGCGGCTCGTCGAACCTGATCGCGCTGCTGGTGCGCACCGACGAGGGTGCGGAGAAGGCGCACCAGAACCTGACGACGTTCCTGGTGGAGAAGCCGGAGGGCTTCGGCGAGGTCGCGCCGGGGCTGACCATCCCCGGCAAGATCGACAAGATGGGTTACAAGGGCGTCGACACCACCGAGGCGGTGTTCGACGGCTTCCGCATCCCGGCCGCGCAGGTTCTCGGCGAGGCGCCGGGCAGGGGCTTCTCGTTCATGATGGACGGCATCGAGGTCGGCCGGGTGAACGTGGCGGCGCGGGCGTGCGGCATCGCGATCCGGGCGTTCGAGCTGGCGGTGGAGTACGCGCAGCAGCGCAAGACGTTCGGCAAGCCGATCGCCCAGCACCAGGCCATCGCGTTCAAGCTCGCGGAGATGGCCACCAAGGTCGAGGCGGCGCACCTGATGATGGTCAACGCGGCGCGGCTGAAGGACACCGGCGAGCGCAACGACGTGGCGGCGGGCATGGCCAAGCTCATCGCGTCCGAGTACTGCGCCGAGGTCACCCAGGAGGCCTTCCGCATCCACGGCGGTTACGGCTACAGCAAGGAGTACGAGATCGAGCGCCTGATGCGGGAGGCGCCGTTCCTGCTCATCGGCGAGGGCACCAGCGAGATCCAGAAGACGATCATCAGCCGCGGCTTGCTGCGCGAGTACCAGTCCCGCTCCTGA
- a CDS encoding general stress protein, producing MTVTSPFSSGGRQAQGLPRLPTPPTGWPIGSYATYQEAQRAVDYLADNQFAVEDVTIVGVDLMLVERVLGRLSWGRVLMTGAISGAWFGLFVGFLLAMFASGAEVTYQPILVGLVSGVLFGLVFAAISYASSRGRRDFASASQLVAGRYDVLCQPRNAEQGRDLLAKLAMRPSGSSS from the coding sequence ATGACCGTGACCAGCCCGTTCTCCTCCGGCGGCCGTCAAGCACAGGGCCTGCCGCGCTTGCCGACGCCGCCCACGGGATGGCCGATCGGCTCCTACGCCACCTACCAGGAGGCGCAGCGGGCGGTCGACTACCTCGCTGACAACCAGTTCGCGGTCGAGGACGTGACCATCGTCGGCGTGGACCTGATGCTCGTCGAACGGGTGCTGGGCCGCCTGTCGTGGGGTCGGGTCCTCATGACGGGCGCGATCTCCGGCGCCTGGTTCGGCCTGTTCGTGGGTTTCCTGCTCGCCATGTTCGCCTCCGGCGCGGAGGTCACTTACCAGCCGATCCTGGTCGGCCTGGTGTCCGGTGTGCTGTTCGGCCTGGTGTTCGCGGCCATCAGCTACGCCTCCTCGCGCGGCCGTCGCGACTTCGCCTCGGCCAGCCAGCTCGTCGCCGGCCGCTACGACGTCCTGTGCCAGCCGCGCAACGCGGAGCAGGGCCGTGACCTGCTGGCGAAGCTCGCGATGCGGCCATCCGGGTCATCGAGCTGA
- a CDS encoding ABC transporter substrate-binding protein has translation MGNGTSRGRPPGRIAAAVGVSVLTAGLVTACGSEEGITLNLYYAPEDTFQTVVDNCNAKAAGRYNIVYNKLQRGADDQRVQMARRLAAGDDGLDILGLDVTWVPEFAEAGWAEEWTGANRDQAEAGVLPGPLATATWNGKLYAATKNTNVQLLWYDDRITPQPPETWDEMIAEAEQLKAAGKPHNILFTGAQYEGLVVIYNTLVASAGGHILSDDGKSVVMDEGAVQALEILKRVTSSGITDPSLTNMKEDETRQAFQRGNGAFELNWPFVYASYAEEQPQDLPHFKWSTYPAVDPGVPARTTIGGYDLAVSSTSKHKPEAFEAALCLRSQENQKFSALNDGVPPSIEALYTDETPLDPTKPVNADDNPSMATAYPMRDAIFAALKDPAVRPLTPAYQSLSTVISKVLSPPSEIDPQKTAEELRTKLTDALNSKGVIP, from the coding sequence ATGGGGAACGGTACGAGCCGGGGCAGGCCGCCCGGCCGGATCGCAGCAGCGGTCGGCGTGAGCGTCCTGACCGCCGGTCTGGTGACCGCGTGCGGATCCGAAGAGGGGATCACGCTCAACCTGTACTACGCGCCGGAGGACACGTTCCAGACGGTCGTGGACAACTGCAACGCCAAGGCGGCGGGGCGCTACAACATCGTCTACAACAAACTGCAGCGCGGCGCCGACGACCAGCGGGTGCAGATGGCGCGCCGGCTCGCCGCCGGTGACGACGGCCTGGACATCCTGGGCCTCGACGTCACCTGGGTGCCGGAGTTCGCCGAGGCAGGCTGGGCCGAGGAGTGGACCGGCGCCAACCGCGACCAGGCCGAGGCGGGTGTGCTGCCCGGGCCGCTGGCCACCGCGACCTGGAACGGCAAGCTGTACGCCGCGACGAAGAACACCAACGTCCAGCTGCTCTGGTACGACGACCGCATCACGCCGCAGCCGCCCGAGACCTGGGACGAGATGATCGCCGAGGCCGAGCAGCTCAAGGCGGCGGGCAAGCCGCACAACATCCTGTTCACCGGCGCCCAGTACGAGGGCCTCGTGGTCATCTACAACACTCTCGTCGCCTCCGCGGGCGGGCACATCCTCTCCGACGACGGCAAGTCCGTGGTCATGGACGAGGGCGCGGTGCAGGCCCTGGAGATCCTGAAGCGGGTTACCTCCAGCGGCATCACCGACCCGTCGCTGACGAACATGAAGGAGGACGAGACCCGTCAGGCCTTCCAGCGCGGCAACGGCGCCTTCGAACTGAACTGGCCGTTCGTGTACGCGTCCTACGCGGAGGAGCAGCCGCAGGACCTGCCGCACTTCAAGTGGTCGACCTACCCGGCCGTCGATCCCGGCGTCCCGGCCCGCACCACGATCGGTGGCTACGACCTCGCCGTCAGCTCGACCTCGAAGCACAAGCCCGAGGCGTTCGAGGCGGCGCTGTGCCTGCGCAGCCAGGAGAACCAGAAGTTCTCCGCGCTCAACGACGGTGTGCCGCCGAGCATCGAGGCGCTCTACACCGACGAGACCCCGCTCGACCCGACCAAGCCGGTCAACGCGGACGACAACCCGAGCATGGCGACCGCGTACCCGATGCGGGACGCGATCTTCGCCGCGCTCAAGGATCCCGCGGTGCGCCCACTGACCCCGGCATACCAGAGCCTGTCGACCGTGATCTCCAAGGTGCTGTCGCCGCCGTCGGAGATCGACCCGCAGAAGACCGCCGAAGAGCTGCGCACCAAGCTGACCGACGCGCTGAACTCGAAAGGGGTGATCCCGTGA
- a CDS encoding carbohydrate ABC transporter permease — protein sequence MSTVEDVSTTPQTTAKPGKPALSEGKRAERRLGWLLCAPAAFVMVAVTGYPIAYSIWLSLQRYDLRFPNDTEFVGLANYAAVLSDSYWWTAFATTVVLTVVSVAIELVLGMLLALIMHRTLVGRGLVRTVALIPYGIVTVVAAFSWYYAWTPDTGYLANILAGDSAPLTQYLPSMAIIILAEVWKTTPFMALLLMAGLALVPDDLLKAAAMDGANGWQRFIKVMVPVMKPAILVALLFRTLDAFRIFDNIYVLTGGQNDTSSVSMQTYNNLIKGLNLGIGSTMSVLIFITVAIIAFIFIKLFGTAAPGSDQGGKR from the coding sequence GTGAGCACGGTCGAGGACGTTTCCACGACGCCACAGACCACGGCGAAACCGGGGAAACCGGCCCTGAGCGAAGGGAAGCGGGCGGAGCGGCGGCTGGGCTGGCTGCTGTGCGCTCCCGCGGCCTTCGTGATGGTCGCGGTCACGGGTTACCCGATCGCGTACTCGATCTGGCTGTCCCTGCAGCGGTACGACCTGCGGTTCCCGAACGACACCGAGTTCGTCGGCCTCGCGAACTACGCGGCCGTGCTGTCGGACTCCTACTGGTGGACGGCGTTCGCCACGACCGTGGTGCTCACCGTGGTCTCGGTGGCCATCGAGCTGGTGCTCGGCATGCTGCTGGCGCTGATCATGCACCGCACGCTCGTCGGGCGGGGTCTGGTGCGCACGGTGGCGCTGATCCCGTACGGGATCGTGACCGTGGTCGCCGCGTTCTCCTGGTACTACGCGTGGACCCCGGACACCGGGTACCTGGCGAACATCCTGGCCGGGGATTCGGCGCCGCTGACGCAGTACCTGCCGTCGATGGCGATCATCATCCTGGCCGAGGTGTGGAAGACGACACCGTTCATGGCGCTGCTGCTGATGGCCGGGCTCGCGCTGGTGCCGGACGACCTGCTCAAGGCCGCCGCCATGGACGGCGCCAACGGGTGGCAGCGGTTCATCAAGGTGATGGTGCCGGTGATGAAGCCGGCGATCCTGGTGGCGCTGCTGTTCCGCACGCTCGACGCGTTCCGCATCTTCGACAACATCTACGTGCTCACCGGCGGTCAGAACGACACGTCGTCGGTGTCCATGCAGACCTACAACAACCTGATCAAGGGGCTGAACCTCGGCATCGGCTCGACGATGTCCGTGCTCATCTTCATCACGGTCGCGATCATCGCGTTCATCTTCATCAAGCTGTTCGGCACCGCGGCGCCGGGCAGTGACCAAGGGGGGAAGCGCTGA